A part of Vanessa tameamea isolate UH-Manoa-2023 chromosome 20, ilVanTame1 primary haplotype, whole genome shotgun sequence genomic DNA contains:
- the LOC113401700 gene encoding larval cuticle protein A3A-like yields the protein MAFKFVACLVAAVSAGIIPAASVTYAAPTYHTAPVAYSTAPITKFAYSSPVAYPVAKLAAEEYDAHPQYSFAYDVQDGLTGDSKSQHETRDGDVVQGSYSVVDPDGTKRIVDYTADPHNGFNAVVRKEALSVKVAAPIVAKVATPVAYAAPVAKLASVVHTAPVTDAAAPVVHAAPVAYSAPFYQH from the exons ATGGCTTTCAAG TTTGTTGCCTGCTTAGTGGCCGCCGTCAGCGCTGGTATAATTCCAGCTGCTTCTGTCACCTACGCTGCGCCAACGTATCACACCGCTCCCGTGGCATACTCTACGGCCCCTATTACTAAGTTTGCCTACAGCAGCCCAGTAGCCTATCCTGTAGCAAAACTTGCCGCTGAGGAATACGACGCTCACCCTCAATACAGTTTTGCTTACGATGTACAAGACGGACTCACTGGAGACTCTAAGAGCCAGCACGAAACCCGTGACGGCGATGTCGTCCAAGGCTCGTACTCCGTTGTTGATCCCGATGGTACGAAGCGTATCGTGGACTACACAGCTGACCCCCACAATGGGTTTAACGCGGTTGTGCGCAAAGAGGCTCTCAGTGTGAAGGTAGCAGCTCCAATCGTAGCTAAAGTCGCCACACCCGTTGCCTACGCTGCTCCCGTCGCTAAGCTCGCCTCTGTCGTACACACCGCCCCCGTTACCGACGCAGCCGCCCCCGTTGTACATGCCGCACCTGTGGCTTACTCTGCTCCTTTCTACCAACactaa
- the LOC113401658 gene encoding outer dynein arm-docking complex subunit 4-like: protein MEEKQLYGAITVYRERGAYLRRLEQFEKAKASYDEAYKSSPDDVRMLTGRSQVCADAVRPVQAYADAELALKLEPGNMNARNMQCRALYTMSDFERSVVMNYRGARCRRQPPYFIEGINQGVETIQDCIGVNAGNVMLEFLPLIKQNEATRIDEDEPQKPLHISRIPRPKKKRKLTQLEARKNLTLARVLAMKYLGPMAYDKFFLRELTEDQRLKSANAGGSIELKDIVKEALRSLSERQDMLRAQRPYYTVKLAEKAESKHQNKYKESVLTKEREVGARTAERLLKQIEKCMRENRVMDLIAQAERMQMFLDSKTPRTLPDKDLYTDRLYRAVGEGYLSQHRLSYTLSERGNRRRIAFLMGLPVGRPTSFDSVMANYPYKFIDIKQATAKVIATLEMCENSTMKCWLMYELARLLCTQKNYALAKFYAKRCQREAQEISNVTWWLNGCFVLMSGDMQQGNSNEVRIQVEEAYEFSKKMQDPERVQAFLCKCAEMAAETMSADERKAIVQRERQIVSVMDEKQRVETQVLFKRMSIVPPGRRFSVLPRKPEPGEARAERKRRCQRGLSVIPGPERALPAPPKSGTLGFQIFDI from the coding sequence ATGGAGGAAAAACAACTTTACGGTGCTATAACGGTATATCGTGAAAGAGGTGCATATTTAAGAAGATTAGAACAATTTGAAAAGGCCAAGGCATCCTACGATGAAGCTTACAAAAGTTCTCCTGATGATGTACGTATGCTTACTGGGCGTAGTCAGGTATGTGCGGATGCTGTCCGACCCGTTCAAGCATATGCCGATGCAGAACTTGCTCTTAAATTGGAACCGGGAAATATGAATGCCCGAAACATGCAGTGTCGAGCATTGTATACAATGTCAGATTTCGAACGATCTGTTGTGATGAATTATAGAGGTGCAAGATGTAGACGTCAACCACCTTATTTTATAGAGGGTATTAATCAAGGTGTTGAAACAATTCAGGACTGTATCGGTGTTAACGCTGGTAACGTCATGTTAGAATTCTTACCtttgataaaacaaaatgaagcTACTCGTATTGATGAAGATGAACCTCAAAAGCCCCTTCATATATCGAGAATCCctagaccaaaaaaaaaacgaaagctTACTCAACTAGAGGCacgaaaaaatttaacattagcTCGCGTTTTAGCTATGAAATATTTAGGACCTATGGCTtacgataagttttttttacggGAACTAACTGAAGATCAACGATTAAAATCCGCAAATGCAGGGGGAAGTATAGAATTAAAAGACATTGTTAAAGAAGCTTTACGATCTCTCAGTGAACGGCAAGACATGTTGCGAGCTCAGCGACCTTATTATACAGTAAAATTAGCCGAAAAGGCAGAatcaaaacatcaaaataagTACAAAGAATCAGTTTTAACTAAAGAACGTGAAGTTGGAGCTCGAACTGCTGAAAGACTTCTTAAACAGATTGAAAAATGTATGCGTGAGAATCGTGTTATGGATTTGATAGCACAAGCAGAACGCATGCAAATGTTTCTTGATAGTAAGACTCCGCGTACATTACCCGATAAAGACTTGTATACGGATCGGTTATATCGCGCCGTTGGAGAAGGATATTTATCCCAGCATCGCTTATCATACACCCTCAGTGAACGTGGTAATCGTCGTCGTATTGCTTTCTTAATGGGTTTGCCTGTTGGTCGTCCAACCTCATTCGATTCAGTCATGGCAAACTatccttataaatttattgatatcaaACAAGCTACAGCTAAAGTAATAGCAACATTAGAAATGTGTGAAAATTCTACTATGAAATGCTGGTTAATGTACGAATTAGCTCGCCTTTTATGTACTCAAAAAAATTATGCTCTTGCTAAGTTTTATGCCAAGCGCTGCCAACGGGAAGCTCAAGAAATAAGTAACGTCACATGGTGGTTAAATGGTTGTTTTGTTCTAATGAGCGGTGATATGCAACAAGGAAATTCAAATGAAGTACGAATACAAGTTGAGGAAGCGTACGaattttcaaagaaaatgcAGGATCCAGAACGCGTGCAagcatttttatgtaaatgtgcTGAAATGGCAGCGGAAACAATGAGTGCAGACGAAAGAAAGGCAATAGTACAACGTGAAAGACAGATTGTAAGTGTAATGGATGAGAAACAACGAGTTGAAACACAAGTCCTTTTCAAACGAATGTCAATAGTTCCCCCTGGAAGACGGTTTTCCGTTTTACCTCGCAAACCAGAGCCTGGTGAAGCTCGAGCTGAACGTAAACGTCGTTGCCAGAGAGGATTGTCAGTAATACCCGGCCCAGAACGGGCTTTACCAGCTCCACCAAAATCTGGGACCCTAGGCtttcaaatatttgatatataa
- the LOC113401610 gene encoding larval cuticle protein A2B-like translates to MAFKFIVLACFVAAASAGLLPAAPFAYSAAPAYHAAAPVYHTAPVAYAAPVAKYAAVAPVAKVAVEEYDPHPQYSFAYDVQDGLTGDSKSQHETRDGDVVQGSYSVVDPDGTKRTVDYTADPHNGFNAVVHKEPLAVKAAPVAYAAPVAKVVSPYVHAAPVAYAAAPVVHAAPIAKIAAPAISYSSPYYHH, encoded by the exons ATGGCATTCAAG ttcaTCGTTCTCGCTTGCTTCGTGGCAGCTGCTAGCGCTGGTTTACTTCCAGCAGCTCCCTTCGCATACTCTGCAGCTCCAGCATACCACGCAGCTGCTCCAGTCTACCACACCGCCCCCGTGGCCTATGCTGCCCCTGTAGCAAAATACGCTGCAGTCGCTCCCGTAGCCAAAGTTGCCGTCGAAGAATACGATCCTCATCCCCAATACAGCTTCGCCTATGATGTGCAAGACGGTCTTACTGGTGACTCCAAATCCCAACATGAAACCAGAGATGGCGATGTTGTACAAGGTTCCTACTCCGTTGTTGACCCCGATGGCACCAAGCGTACCGTTGACTACACTGCTGACCCCCACAATGGATTCAACGCAGTCGTGCACAAAGAGCCTTTGGCTGTTAAAGCTGCCCCCGTCGCCTACGCCGCCCCCGTCGCTAAAGTAGTGAGCCCATACGTCCATGCTGCCCCTGTAGCCTACGCCGCTGCCCCCGTTGTACACGCCGCCCCAATAGCGAAAATTGCTGCCCCTGCTATCTCATACTCTTCTCCTTACTACCACCACTAA
- the LOC113401621 gene encoding larval cuticle protein A2B-like: MNSKIVLFICMVGVASASVVAPVPVARVDPFPQYSYGYDVQDSISGDYKGHQEQRNGDVVTGSYSVVDPDGTRRIVDYAADPINGFNAVVRREPLVVAAPAKVIAPAPLLAPAPVAPAPVLARAPLYAPAPAPVFAPRLPYYF, from the exons ATGAACAGCAAG attGTACTATTCATCTGTATGGTAGGCGTGGCCTCGGCCAGCGTTGTTGCTCCAGTACCAGTAGCACGTGTTGACCCATTCCCGCAATACTCCTACGGCTACGATGTTCAAGACTCCATCAGCGGCGACTATAAGGGGCACCAGGAACAAAGGAATGGTGACGTCGTTACTGGTTCCTACTCCGTTGTCGATCCCGATGGTACTAGAAGAATTGTTGATTATGCTGCTGATCCTATTAACGGTTTTAATGCTGTCGTCCGCCGTGAACCTCTTGTAGTCGCCGCACCCGCTAAAGTCATCGCTCCGGCTCCACTTCTTGCTCCCGCTCCAGTAGCTCCTGCTCCAGTATTAGCGAGAGCACCTTTGTACGCTCCTGCCCCTGCACCCGTCTTCGCGCCACGACTACCCTATTACTTTTAg
- the LOC113401673 gene encoding cuticle protein 19.8-like encodes MVFKLMVFSCLVAVAYGSVAPAAIAAAPVAYTAPAVAARLEEFDPLPQYRFGYDVADSLTGDYKSQQEQRNGDLVQGQYSLVEPDGTRRIVDYSADSINGFNAVVRKEPLVAPAVVAEPAVVPARIAAAPVVAQPAPAVVAARYAYAAAAPVAARYAVAPISAPVAAPLRAAPVFARYAAAPVAATQYYAAPTAPFVNARYANAPLVARYSAYSAPVAAAYTALPAAYTAASYTATGPFAAYTAAAPVAAAYTAAAPVAAAYTAAAPARFAVPAAYATPVAAAPARLATAPVAAVAPAAPAKIVEATAAGYRYP; translated from the exons ATGGTCTTCAAG CTTATGGTTTTCTCTTGCCTCGTGGCTGTGGCTTATGGTAGTGTGGCGCCTGCAGCAATTGCGGCAGCTCCTGTTGCCTATACCGCTCCTGCCGTTGCAGCAAGACTAGAGGAATTCGATCCCTTACCGCAATATAGATTTGGATATGATGTAGCAGACTCTCTTACTGGAGACTACAAGAGCCAACAAGAACAACGTAACGGTGACCTTGTCCAAGGACAATATTCACTGGTCGAACCTGACGGTACTCGTCGCATTGTTGATTACTCTGCCGACTCTATTAATGGATTTAATGCAGTGGTGCGCAAGGAACCACTCGTAGCACCTGCTGTGGTTGCCGAACCAGCTGTTGTTCCGGCTCGTATTGCTGCTGCACCTGTAGTTGCTCAACCTGCTCCTGCAGTAGTCGCTGCTCGTTACGCCTATGCCGCTGCTGCACCCGTTGCTGCCCGATATGCTGTAGCTCCCATATCTGCACCTGTCGCAGCTCCTTTAAGAGCTGCACCCGTATTTGCAAGATATGCTGCTGCTCCTGTGGCAGCAACTCAGTACTACGCTGCTCCTACTGCTCCTTTCGTGAACGCCCGATATGCTAACGCTCCTCTCGTGGCCCGCTATTCTGCATACAGTGCCCCTGTAGCGGCTGCGTATACTGCATTACCCGCTGCTTACACTGCAGCATCCTATACAGCTACTGGTCCATTCGCTGCTTACACAGCTGCTGCTCCAGTTGCCGCTGCCTACACAGCGGCTGCTCCAGTTGCCGCTGCCTACACAGCGGCCGCTCCAGCCAGATTTGCAGTACCAGCTGCATATGCCACGCCTGTAGCGGCGGCTCCTGCCCGTCTTGCCACTGCCCCTGTTGCTGCAGTAGCTCCCGCAGCACCAGCGAAAATTGTCGAAGCCACTGCTGCTGGTTATCGTTATCCTTGa
- the LOC113401681 gene encoding larval cuticle protein A2B-like: protein MAFKIVIFSCFLALAQASVAPVAVAAPLTAAPVVAAPAVAARLEEFDPLPQYRFGYNVADALTGDYKSQQEQRDGDLVQGSYSLVDPDGTRRTVDYSADSVNGFNAVVRKEPLVAAPAVVAEPAVVPARISAAPYAAAPIVAAPVAKYTAAYTAPLAYASYTAPVAKLAYSAPFGYAAPVARFAYSSPVARLTAAPVVAV, encoded by the exons ATGGCCTTTAAG ATCGTTATCTTCTCTTGCTTCTTGGCGCTTGCCCAAGCTAGCGTTGCACCTGTAGCTGTAGCTGCTCCCCTTACAGCGGCTCCTGTAGTGGCAGCACCAGCAGTCGCAGCCAGATTGGAAGAATTCGATCCTCTTCCGCAATATCGATTTGGATACAATGTAGCTGACGCACTCACCGGTGATTACAAAAGCCAGCAAGAACAACGTGATGGTGATTTAGTGCAAGGATCATATTCACTCGTAGACCCCGATGGTACGCGCCGTACTGTAGATTATTCCGCTGATTCTGTTAATGGATTCAATGCAGTCGTGCGAAAGGAACCACTAGTTGCTGCACCGGCAGTAGTTGCTGAACCAGCGGTTGTACCCGCCCGCATTTCTGCTGCTCCATATGCCGCAGCTCCCATCGTTGCTGCCCCAGTGGCTAAATACACTGCCGCATACACAGCTCCTTTGGCATATGCATCATACACAGCTCCAGTTGCAAAACTAGCATACTCCGCACCTTTTGGCTATGCAGCGCCCGTAGCAAGATTTGCATATTCTTCCCCAGTTGCTAGGCTGACAGCAGCTCCAGTTGTAGCTGTCTAA